The nucleotide window TTCAGTATTTATGAATTGTTTTACAACAAGAAACCTGTAACAAGTACATATATTTTTACTTACCTTGGTCCACTTTTTCTGTTATCTTTTCTGATGTTGCTGGTTTGGCTTGATGTCCGTGCCACCAAGCCATAACTTCGGAAGGTACGAAGGATTCTATTTCTTTTAAGACATGGCGGGGCACAATGCTGTGTATTTTATCTCCATAAAAGTACCCAAGGCTAAGTGAAATTAGCAAGACAAGAAAAGAGATCTTCATGCACGACATAGctgtattttcaaaattgtttcagGGTACCGAATAGATATCTTTATCTTAAGATATTTTCAACTTACTGACCTACAAACTGCCTACCACCCATGGCACTGCAAGAATAATTCattattatcaaaaaaaaacattgttgtATTGTTTTCTCTGTCATCACTCACTATATAATTAACATTGATTTCAAATGACAGATAAAAAATTACGCTTTATAACTATTTATTAATATTGTGGTAGTAACCATAGAATGGCCGTATTTCAGTATTTATTCACATCTCACATGCATAACACAGGCCTACTAAAGTTGgattaaatttgtaaaatttacatttctattgcacatttttttaccgttgataaatttttcaaacttttctaTAAAGTTTGCTTACCCTTAGCATCAGTATTTTTGTTCTAGTTTTGGTcgttaataatttaatcttttTGTAATTCTGCACACTGGCTGTAACATACGCATATCTGTATAGGCACCTTGGTACCTTTTAACCCCAGGTCCATCATGGTCTTAATCTGTCTCTGAGTGCTTCTGCACTGGCATACACTGGCGCTGCTCTGCATTAGTCCCTATGAGCACAATATCGGCAACGTTGCCATTTGCTGTGAGACAGTTTCTATCGCGTAATGTtctgtttctttgttttttatttatttagcacattaaacatttgcagtgCAGCAACTTGAAAAGGTTTGCTTATTAGGCTAAAATTTTTCGTACATTTTTTACCTTTTGAAGTGGACTGGAAATTTTTGCATTCTTAAAACTATTATTTGGCAACATAAGGTTActcaaaagtttgaaaaagtgACTATTCAAGTTAGATGATTAAGAAactaaagtttaaaatttaaatgcatCTTTAATTCTCTAGCAGTATTTAGAGAGATCCATCACAAAGGGCACATTGAGCATATAGTGCACAGGCCCAAATTAGAAGAGCCCGCTTGAAGACAGCCCTACTAGGCCTACTCTTTCGTGCGCTTGCCAGGGTTCCCACACTTGCCAGGGTTGCCAGACTTCCCTATGGCCAATCAGAGAATTATAGCCTATTGAAGAAAAAAGAGTCAATAAAAATAGTGATCACTAGAAGaccaaaagtttttatattaattatttattaattttcgATTGTAGCTAAATCAACCAAAATACGGAAATACTATTTCtgcaatatttaataaattacTAAGAATTTCCAATAGTTTCAACAAACAAAGTGCCTTTTATATTCATTGCGCCTTTATTGAAATGGACACGGAATTACGCCAATGACCAATAAGAGTCCTTTAAAATCATAATTTTATGCTTAGTGCTTATACTATTGATCACACCTTTTATGAATTTAGCCAAACAGGACTCTGTACTGTTAAATTAGAGAACTGACCAAAGAAACGGCCAAATGAACAAAACTGTGGTTGATTCAATTTTGTCATGGCCGAGACGTTAAAACAGgccaaatttacaaaattcttCATGAACTGGCCAACCTGGCAACCCTGCATGCTAACGGAGCAGCTGCCATTAGTTAGTTATGATTTAACAATTGCCACGTAAACCTTTTGCGGATTTTTATgttaagtaataataatataataatggCTTAAGCGGGGTTCTATTAATGGTTTAATGCCAGCGATACTGCGGTCGTGGTCTGAATACGGTAGCTATCGTGTAATTGAAATACAATGCCATATCTTTCAATAGAAAGATTATGTGGACCACGTTTAAGTGGTTGTTAAGTGGGTTTCAACATTCAACAGCATATTAAATATCGTCGGGAATGTGAAATATCAATCACTACAaaggttaaaaaaatgttctgTAGTTTCTCAGATTCCTTACTTTGTTAAAATAGTATTGCCTAATAAATCCTTGTTATTGTCCTAATGAATTtcttaaatgttaaattattattgcCTTAACTGTAAAGCTGTGTTTTGTCTTGATTCTGGTCCCCGAGGTAGCTCGCTCGATGTCGCTATTGAACAGcagatttttgcaaatttagaAGCTCGCATAATGGAAATGTCAGTCAAAGTCGCTACTTACAACgctattgttattttttgttcacGAGCATATtccttttgtgtttttacgGTTAACAGCGTAAACTTCCTTCTACACTGTTAATGGCGAATATTAAAACGATGCGAAAGTCCGAACGCGGCAGAGTACTTCGTAGTTCGTACAGCGCCTATCTAACTCCATTTTGATGCTGATGTTACGCTGCTGCTCAATGCTAAATGGCAACCCGGCACCGAGCAAAGTAGTAACATGACCTTAACGTTTCCTTGAGTACATATCAATGTAAGTATCAACGTTGGCATCCGTTCATTTGTTGCtagcttttatttttgtcttaacTTAACATATTTGAGTTTAGTGGCGGCCGTGCTAAACTTCTATCGTTCTAGCACCCATGTAGCCTAATTTACTTCTTGCCGCTTTTCCCGGTCAACAGTTGTTTGTGAGCGTATTTGTTTTACCAGTCTACAACATAATAATTTAGCACCATAATTTTTCGCTCCCAGCAGTCAACGGCGAACAATAAACAATACCATGACATTTAATTAAAGCGAAATTCGTCATTTTACGATAGCGCAGGTCACGGGCAGCAGAACCATACCACTTGACCAGCAACAGAAATTGTGCGATGCAAAATCCAAGACTGTCAAAGATGTTTTCATCAACTAACGTTTTGAAAGTAGTTGTTTGATGTTAGACATGGCTTGACGTACCTTTATGCTAATTCTATTTTACAGTTTTCACACATACAGTATTTAAACACTGTAGTATAcctaaataattttaaatactgCGAATGTCACATGCAAATATAACATAGTTTTCCAAGGTAGCagcgttttgtttttgcaaaacaacgaTAAACGCAGGTTTGAAATTAATATAGTGAAAGATTTAAGAAATTATACAAAACGTTAGCACCGAAAAGCAActattttattgaagaattttgaaaatatttatcaaaaatcaTTTAACAAGTTTTGACCAATCTTTGTTAAGACGAAGTAATAATATTCCATCAATTGGTTCAAGGTCACGCCGAGCAACTTTTCTTCACCTTCGATTTTACTTGAATtacatacaaaaatatttacattggtacaaaaataacagctatatcatacaaaaataacttcatgCGCAAAGAAACGCTTCAAAACACCTTAGTAAGCAACTATTTAATCtaatttatacaaaacaaacagaaaaaactgGGCAAGCAAACCATAAGAGGTAAGGTATGGAcggattttaaaatttacagtaACATTCAGCAGCATCGCAGGATAAGCAAAACGTAGCATCTAACaatattgaaatatacagcagtGACAATTGAAATTGGCATTCACAATATCTTACAAAATTTGGTCAGTACGTCTAGAATTCATAGCAAACTAACAAGTATACCAGATGCACGCATATTGCATATATAAATCAAGAATAGAAACCAGAATTGTAGTGCCaatatacaaaattttgagagACTATAATGAGGTGCTGTACCATTATATATgcataatattaataaaatctGAACTCAAACGACAGAGAAAAAGCACGTTTTAAATGCTGTAAAGCTTTGCTTGATCTTGCATATCTGATGATGTCATTTCACCAAAAATTTCTGGATTTTGCTTCATTACAGCAAGTATTTGATCCAGTTGATGTTGCTGAACcctggaaatttttttaacattattgTTGTACATACATATAACGTCATGTTCATTTGTGTTCACGTTAAACAGTGTAATGaaataatttccaaaataGGAAGACAATGTTTGTTACCAAACAATTACCATCTCCATTATTCATAACGGATAATTTCATATTCCAGCCAACATATGGCCACATTTTGCACTGAAACAAGAAAATGGTCAAAAATCGAGCCAAGCAAACAAAGATATTCACCTTTTCTCATTTTCCAGCTGTTCCTCtgttaatgtttttgaagCCTGTGACAACTGTGTCAAACTAGAGGTATCGATACTACTTGATTTTAGAAGAGATATTTCTTGGTCTGtggaaattaaacaaatatttgttttctttcttatGCAAAAAAGCAGGTGTAAATGCCTTTAAAAAGTACAGAAACCCAAAGAAATAAATTAGTTCAGTGGCTGGTTTTCAAAACTGTGTAGTATTACTTCAATTGTTGGAAAAAAGTCaaatactttgaaaaataattgttttaacaaaaaacagtACTATATCGTTTGCGTTTGcagttgaaaaaattaaaatttaaaatgagaCAAGTATGTTGCTTGAAACTGCAGCTTTAACTGTCTTACCCAATTGCATTTTCAATTCACCAAGGGCTTCTACTCTGGCTTTTCTAGTTAAGTAATCTGACACCAACTCACATCCAGACATAAACAAATCATTAGAAGTACAAACAGTCAAACAATGAGTAACATTGTCTGTGATACAAATATTGCCCGACTGTAAAAAGTTCTCAGACTAATCAATGTAGGGGACCTAAAATCAGCTAAATACCTCCTGCCTCAACGGAAAAGCTAAAGATGATAACAAAACTGCTGCAACAATCtttaataaaatcttttctacTCAACTTACGATGAACATTCTCATCTTTATTGATCATTTCACTTGCCAACTCTACATCACCATGGGCTAAATTTTTTGCCAAAGAATGTGAAGGGTGCCTTGTAACGTTTTCCTGTCTGTTACTCTTAGCTGCACGTTCCTTGCATAGTTCCACTGGCAATACACTCTGCCCTTCACCAGCAATTTTCTCCTTAACTTCAGCTACACTGCTGATAGAATCAGCAACATCGTTTTCATCACAGTTCTCCACTAGTCTTAACAAAAGTTCCAAACCAACTTCGCTCAAGGCCGTTGCCAGAATGTTCTCTACCAGTTTACTCGGGGAACTGCATTGCTTTGCTGCAATATTGCATTGATTACACCACATTACTTTATGGTAACCAAATACTTTGTCTTCTGCGATGATTAATGGTAAGTGACTGACCAGGTTATAAATTACCTTCGTATCCTTCAGCAACTGTGTCATGCTGTTCATCCAAAGTTTCATTGAGGATGCTCAAATCCAACATTTCTGCTTCAATGTCAGCCATTGCCTAAAATATCAGacacttttttaaaagaaactgCAACAAGCACATCAGTCGTGTTTTAAAGTACATCAAACATACTCGACTAGACGCATGCATATATATATGAGTCTGCATTTAATGAAGACAAACTTTATTATCAGTTCATTCGTATCACGGATATGTATATTATTTgagtataaaaatattatctaTGAGCAAAACATTCTGTGCAACTAACTTGTGGACTCATGGCAGTGTCCTCATCCAATTCTTCATCGTTTGctaattcaatattttctgGAAGCAGATCCAACAAATCTACCTTGAAAATAAATTCCCAAACACAAATCACcatctcgtatctggaatatAGTGTAATGACCATGCAATGCGTGCCTGACCTCTTGATCTTCTTCTTCAAGCACACCGGTGAGCGGACTATCCTTCACATGAACACCTTTAGTTTCAAGTGGAATGCACAAAGGTTCTCCCTTGCCAAGAATCGGTACATTCTTCTGATACTGTTTATATACATTACAGCATGTTAATTTCAgtcaaaattttatctttatgTGTTATAGATGCAACCTTTTGCTGGCAAGTTGCACAATTAAGCTGCAAATTATGTAGCACTTTTGATGCAATATCagtgaaaaattaaaacatgagCAGCAATACAAGAGTTTTCACCTCTTCAGTGTTTTTACCAACTTTCACAGATGGCTCTCCTGATCCAAACTCAGTATTGGGCGGTTCATAGTTGTGCAAAATCCAAGCACATCGCATCACTTCATTTAAGTGTTCAGCAGAACATCCAAAAGGAGTTGCTTGGTCACCTGCAGCGAAGTTTTTTCTTGGTTGTTTTTCTGGTAGAGGAGTTTTCACTTTTACCTTCGGAACTTGTTTCTTCTTTGAGGCAGAAAAAAATGTATAGCGAGTTACTAGTATGACCAGTACAGCCAGCAATAGGGTATTTAGGCCACCGAGCAGGTAGACATAATCGTATACCCAATTCAAGCTCATCATTTACAACAGAGAAATTTGTTAATTGTAAGACAGGATAAACTGCAAAAAGAGATGATTAgttaattgtaataattttttaaaatatagctTCTTGAGTAACAGCAAAAACATGATGGGTAATAAATCTAACAGGTTACTTGTACACAAAGATTTTCAAGGGGgtgaaatttgcaaatttcttaCATACTCAAAAACTCAAATATATACTTGAATTTGTTATGCATTTGCAAGTGGGTCTACAATTTCCATCATTGTTAAGTATGAGCGTTCGAACAAAATCTTGCCATTCAAAAAATGGTGACCGTAAAACGAAGGGTGTCTATTGACATCTACATAGCAGATgacttttttgcaaacttttcaaGTCGGGCGCTACTGGTCGGactgcaatttttgttttttcagcaagatcttgagTGCACCAAAGAAGTGTGAACTCATGCCCGGACTGCATTGTTTGCAGCATACTGCGTGGTAgagacaaaattaaaatttttgtaatgtgcaGTTGgccaatttttttattagtttCGGAACTAAACTGAATGGATACGACTTAGACCTAGTCTACTTCTGATGCCTTTTACCGCCGTGCATTTGTAGGCGCGGCCAAAACATGCATTACTCTGCATGCATGAGATTTTAGGCTAATTTTGCCAAATCCAACAGCTCTGTATCATGAATATATTTCCAAAACTCGACAAAAAATGCAGTTCAAAACTTTAGAACAAGCCCCTTTACAGGTTCTATAGCCTAAAACCTGCAATAAATCAcgtaaaaatgcataaaaactgTTTCCACATTTAAATACATAtgcaaaa belongs to Clavelina lepadiformis chromosome 6, kaClaLepa1.1, whole genome shotgun sequence and includes:
- the LOC143463121 gene encoding uncharacterized protein LOC143463121 isoform X1: MMSLNWVYDYVYLLGGLNTLLLAVLVILVTRYTFFSASKKKQVPKVKVKTPLPEKQPRKNFAAGDQATPFGCSAEHLNEVMRCAWILHNYEPPNTEFGSGEPSVKVGKNTEEYQKNVPILGKGEPLCIPLETKGVHVKDSPLTGVLEEEDQEVDLLDLLPENIELANDEELDEDTAMSPQAMADIEAEMLDLSILNETLDEQHDTVAEGYEAKQCSSPSKLVENILATALSEVGLELLLRLVENCDENDVADSISSVAEVKEKIAGEGQSVLPVELCKERAAKSNRQENVTRHPSHSLAKNLAHGDVELASEMINKDENVHHNVTHCLTVCTSNDLFMSGCELVSDYLTRKARVEALGELKMQLDQEISLLKSSSIDTSSLTQLSQASKTLTEEQLENEKRVQQHQLDQILAVMKQNPEIFGEMTSSDMQDQAKLYSI
- the LOC143463121 gene encoding uncharacterized protein LOC143463121 isoform X2, producing the protein MMSLNWVYDYVYLLGGLNTLLLAVLVILVTRYTFFSASKKKQVPKVKVKTPLPEKQPRKNFAAGDQATPFGCSAEHLNEVMRCAWILHNYEPPNTEFGSGEPSVKVGKNTEEYQKNVPILGKGEPLCIPLETKGVHVKDSPLTGVLEEEDQEVDLLDLLPENIELANDEELDEDTAMSPQAMADIEAEMLDLSILNETLDEQHDTVAEGYEAKQCSSPSKLVENILATALSEVGLELLLRLVENCDENDVADSISSVAEVKEKIAGEGQSVLPVELCKERAAKSNRQENVTRHPSHSLAKNLAHGDVELASEMINKDENVHHYLTRKARVEALGELKMQLDQEISLLKSSSIDTSSLTQLSQASKTLTEEQLENEKRVQQHQLDQILAVMKQNPEIFGEMTSSDMQDQAKLYSI
- the LOC143463121 gene encoding uncharacterized protein LOC143463121 isoform X3, whose translation is MMSLNWVYDYVYLLGGLNTLLLAVLVILVTRYTFFSASKKKQVPKVKVKTPLPEKQPRKNFAAGDQATPFGCSAEHLNEVMRCAWILHNYEPPNTEFGSGEPSVKVGKNTEEYQKNVPILGKGEPLCIPLETKGVHVKDSPLTGVLEEEDQEVDLLDLLPENIELANDEELDEDTAMSPQAMADIEAEMLDLSILNETLDEQHDTVAEGYEAKQCSSPSKLVENILATALSEVGLELLLRLVENCDENDVADSISSVAEVKEKIAGEGQSVLPVELCKERAAKSNRQENVTRHPSHSLAKNLAHGDVELASEMINKDENVHHQEISLLKSSSIDTSSLTQLSQASKTLTEEQLENEKRVQQHQLDQILAVMKQNPEIFGEMTSSDMQDQAKLYSI